GACATCACGATGCCAttgagctgcagggggatgtttccccttttccagtccgTGGCAACTTCACTGCACTGCCACGACTTCTCCAATAGGATGGGGAGCACTGAGCCGCTTCCTCCACAAGGCGCCGAGGACCAGCGGAAGCATCTCCTCGGCTGCGCTCTCTCCTCCGTGCCACGGCCGCAGGGAAACGCTCTGCCGTTTTCTTCGAGCGCCCCGAGACGCGTGCAGCTGGTGCTTGCTGGGCTCCTGGATCCTACTGTGCAGAGGGATGGATCTCTGCTGTCTCCTGGGCCAAGTGACGGTCCTGCAGCCAAGAATGCTCAAACaggtcttccaaggacggcctgtgcGCGGGGTCCATGGATAAACACCACcggatgaggtgctggcactctggggagagaaacgggAAAACGCTGCTCAGCGGGAcaaggctcctgcccctgctctcccagattccACGGTGCCCAGGCCACACTAGGAGCGCTCGGAAGCTGCACCCCAACCTTCCCGTCGATCCTCCCTTTCGGACGAGAGCAGCCCAGAGGCACAcgtgccacctcctccagctaACCCCAGCAGATCAGCCTCCTCCCTAGCTGCAAGAGCAGGACGCCTGCGTGccacctgccctctgccaaccacgtccttccccccctccccccgtgcTGTGAAGGCGCATCCCCACCTTGAGACACCCGGGGCGGGAAGAAGAGCTGGCCCCGGATGATGTCCTCATCCGTGTTGAAAGGAAGGTGcccacagaccagctcatagagcaggatgcccagggaccagatggtggcTGGCTGGCCATGGTAGCAGCCAAAGAGGATCCACTCCGGCGGGCTGTACTCCGGCGTGCCTACGGGACACGGGCGCAGCTCATCAGGCCCTGAtgagtgctgctccctcccagccagctcccattCCACAACAGGCAGCCCTCGCCCCGCCGGAAAGCAACTTggctgcagccggctgcagaaggatttcccctcgctccctccctcttccgcctctgccagcaaaggggggaatctctgctgcccGGCTGGGCCCCGCCTTTGGGCTCACCTGACATTCGGGTGTAGAAGGTGTCCTGGAGGACCGTGCCGcacccgaagtcgatgagctttgcctcgccggtggccaggtcgacGAGGACGTTCTCGGCCTTGATGtcgcggtgcaggacgccgcggctggtgcagtgccgcacggcctccagcacctggcggaacagcccCCGCGCCACGGGCTCCGTCAGGAAGCCCCGCTCCTCCAGGAAGTACCAGAGGTCCTGACAgcgctccggacgctccatgaccagcgcgAAGCCGTCGGGCAGCTCGAACCAGTCCAGGAGCCGCACCACGCCGCGGAAGCCAGGGCGCGACACCATCCAGAGCAGcgccagctccaggggcacaagggcgccGTTGTGCTGCGGGGGGGACCGCGATGCCGTCAGCGGGGCCGATGCTGCGCCGAGCCTTCGgcaccccggcccggccccaccgcCGCTCGCCATTGCCCGGCCCGGGACGCTCCGCGGCCCCCGCTCACTGCACGCTCGCTCCCCTCGCAGCGTCCCGGCTCCCACCCTCCCGGGCCTCGCCCTAGCcccgcccgccacgccccgccggCTTTCACTCACCAGCCGCGCCCACTCCGGGATGCGATCGCGGGACACtcgcttgatggccacctgcaagtcaAGGCGAGCGGCGGGCTGAGCTCGTCGCCCGTCGCCcgtcgcccgccgcccgccgcccccctccgaCCCGGCCCCACTCTTACCGGGGCGCCGTCGGCGAGCCGGGTCCCGGAGTAAAcgctgccgcagccgccgctccccagcaGCGGGCCCTGCCggtagagctgctccaggggaggcTTCTCCGCCCGTGCGGGCGGCACCGCGCTCTCGGCATTCTGCCCGGGGCCCCCGGGCGCTGCTGCTTCCCgagccgccccggggccggcggccgagcTGACGAGCGGCGGAGTTCGGAGCGGGGAAGCTGCCGGCGATGCTGCGGACGACGCTGCCGGGGACGGGGCGGGagccgggcggcagcggggcggctccgggcggaagCGCCGGAGGGGCCTCgttcggggccggggccgggccagggcccgcgccaggcggagccaaaagagcgtgctgctccgccagcaccagagcgaGCGGCCCTTCCAGCGGCGCCGCTGCCAGTACGGAgagagcccggcggaggcggcaccgcggcgggccgggcaggggcgggcagggggcggccccgccgaggggcggcagcggggcggctccgggcggagccgcgggaggggcctcggccggggccgggccagggcccgcgccaggcggagccaaaagagcgtgctgctccgccagcaccagagccgCTGCCAGGACGGAgagagcccggcggaggcggcaccgcggcgggcaCGGGGCGGCCCCGCAGAGGGGCGGCCCGCGGGACGCGGCATGAGCCGCGCTGGGAGAGGCGGAgacagggacgggacgggagTGAGTGGAgtgtgagagggagaaggggacggAGAGCGAGCGGAAATCCGAGTGGAAAACCGATCGAGAgaggcgctgctgctgccgctgctgctgccgctgctgctgccgctgctgctgccgctgagccGCCGGAGCGCGCGGCCGTTCCGTTCGTCCGTTCCCTGCGCGAGCCCACCGGAGGAGCCGGCGCGCGCCCCgtggaagggaagaagcaaacaaagaaataaatgcccgtgaaagaaataacctaataaatcaatacagaaataaagaaaagtgtgggcttgtagctttcttcttccttgggtGAGATGAAGCATTTCACCGGGAAGAGTTCCCTGTCCTGATGGTTGTGCGAGAGTGGACAGGAGTGGAGCCTTTAATTTTCAGGTAGAAAAGATAAATCGTGTCAGTAATGTCATCTCTTTTCATCCTCTGTTGAGACAGTTGCAGGCTGCCAAAAGACAGAGTCTGCAATGTGGAACTTGGTCCcaagcttctttttctgccagaggatgaggaggggaagtaTCCCAGAATCACGGAGTCACGGCATTGTTTGGCTTGGAcgggacctgaaagatcacgTCGTTGCAAGCCCCCCTGCTGTGGCTAGGGACCCCTGGCACTGGACCAAGGGCTTGTCTAGAGCTcctttcagcctggccttgaacactgccaggggagggggtaGCCACACcttctccgggcaacctgtgccacgagagtcatttttctgaatacctcatctaaacctactctctttccgtttggatccattctcccttgtcctgtccttgcctgcccttgtccaaagtccctctccagctttcttgtaggttgccgtcaggtcctggaaggccacgGTTCTGTCGAGCCTAAGCCTAAGTGTCTTTTGCCGGCTGAAGaagcccagctgtctcagcctttccttgcaggagaggtgctccagcgctCGCTAAATCTCGGTGTCCCCCGTCCgcacgtgctccagcccgtccATGTCCTTGCCATCCGTGCTGGGGAGCCCGGCAGAGCCGGATGCAGCGCTGCAGGTGCAGTGTCACCGGCGTGGAGGAGACACGGCCCTGCCAGCGGCTCCGGGAGCCAGCAGTTGGCGACTGGCCGCCCGCTTGCCAGAGACCCAGGGCCTTtgtgcctcccctgctccccgcgcctttccccgc
This Aphelocoma coerulescens isolate FSJ_1873_10779 chromosome 3, UR_Acoe_1.0, whole genome shotgun sequence DNA region includes the following protein-coding sequences:
- the LOC138107031 gene encoding LOW QUALITY PROTEIN: serine/threonine-protein kinase pim-3-like (The sequence of the model RefSeq protein was modified relative to this genomic sequence to represent the inferred CDS: deleted 1 base in 1 codon), with the translated sequence MAPGSPRGSGAGRQRVDFPRASERGSEGAAGKGAGSRGGTKALGLWQAGGQSPTAGSRSRWQGRVSSTPVTLHLQRCIRLCRAPQHGCAAHAASRGPPLCGAAPCPPRCRLRRALSVLAAALRRRWKGRSLWCWRSSTLFWLRLARALARPRPRTRPLRRFRPEPPRCRPAPAPSPAASSAASPAASPLRTPPLVSSAAGPGAAREAAAPGGPGQNAESAVPPARAEKPPLEQLYRQGPLLGSGGCGSVYSGTRLADGAPVAIKRVSRDRIPEWARLHNGALVPLELALLWMVSRPGFRGVVRLLDWFELPDGFALVMERPERCQDLWYFLEERGFLTEPVARGLFRQVLEAVRHCTSRGVLHRDIKAENVLVDLATGEAKLIDFGCGTVLQDTFYTRMSGTPEYSPPEWILFGCYHGQPATIWSLGILLYELVCGHLPFNTDEDIIRGQLFFPPRVSQECQHLIRWCLSMDPAHRPSLEDLFEHSWLQDRHLAQETAEIHPLHSRIQEPSKHQLHASRGARRKRQSVSLRPWHGGESAAEEMLPLVLGALWRKRLSAPHPIGEVVAVQ